ATCGCACTGATCGGAGCGCTTTTCGTCGTCAGCGGCGGCATTCACATTCGTCTGGCTGGAAAGCTGACGCCGCAACAGAACGTCGGTTTGCTGGCTGTGGGAGCGGTAATCGCCAATGCCGTCGGGACAACCGGCGCGGCCATGATTCTCATCCGGCCCTACATTCGCGGCAACTCGTGGCGATGGGCTCCTTACCACATCGCATTCTTCATCTTCATCGTCGCCAATTGCGGCGGCGCGCTGACTCCGGTGGGAGATCCGCCGCTGTTTCTCGGTTATCTGAAGGGCGTGCCGTTCTTCTGGGTGTTTACGCACCTCGTCCACAAATGGGCGGTCGCCATTGTCGTATTGTTGATTCTGTTTTACATTGTTGATCGCCGTGAGTATCGTCAGCATGCTTATCGCGAGCGCGCAGAGGCGGAGGCGCGGGATCGCGTGCGCTTCGAGGGCTGGCAGAACATCGGATTCGCGGCGGTCATTGTCGGAGCGGCCTTCATTCAGGAACCGATGTTCGTTCGCGAGTTCATCATGATCGCGGCGGCCGTGGTTTCCTACGTGACCACCCCTCATCGGATCCATCGCCTGAATGAATTCACCTTCGCGCCGATCCGCGAAGTGGCGATTCTGTTTGCGGGTATCTTTGCCTGCATGGTTCCCGCGCTGGATTGGCTGTCGGTCAACGCGAAATCGCTGGGCATCACCGACAGCTCGCAATTTTACTGGGCAACGGGAGTTCTGTCCGCATTTCTCGACAACGCTCCCACCTATCTGAACTTTCTGACCGCCGGCATGG
The bacterium genome window above contains:
- a CDS encoding sodium:proton antiporter; translation: MEAPPLAWSLPFALLLASIAAFPLISHRWWERNYPWVALPLGTIVAIYYVFFFGGHERMLLTGHEYISFIALIGALFVVSGGIHIRLAGKLTPQQNVGLLAVGAVIANAVGTTGAAMILIRPYIRGNSWRWAPYHIAFFIFIVANCGGALTPVGDPPLFLGYLKGVPFFWVFTHLVHKWAVAIVVLLILFYIVDRREYRQHAYRERAEAEARDRVRFEGWQNIGFAAVIVGAAFIQEPMFVREFIMIAAAVVSYVTTPHRIHRLNEFTFAPIREVAILFAGIFACMVPALDWLSVNAKSLGITDSSQFYWATGVLSAFLDNAPTYLNFLTAGMGLHGLSADNKADVLRFAAEHSHLLRSISIAAVFFGAATYIGNGPNFMCKSICDHAKLKTPTFVGYVWRYALPILLPVLIITFFLVR